In Streptomyces qaidamensis, one DNA window encodes the following:
- a CDS encoding SGNH/GDSL hydrolase family protein, which produces MTSMSRARVARRIAAGAAYGGGGIGLAGAATVGLVLAEVQLARRRVSNGTSPHVPHADGLYGRMYAGPAGAPLRLTMLGDSTAAGQGVHRGGQTPGALLASGLAALAERPVELRTVATPGACSDDLDRQVALVLADPDPVPDICVIMVGANDVTHRMPPTRSVRHLASAVRRLRTAGAEVVVGTCPDLGTIEPVRQPLRWLARRASRQLAAAQTIGVVEQGGRTVSLGDLLGPEFAENPRELFGPDSYHPSAEGYATAAMAVLPTVCASLGLWPAEEERPDASRREGFLPVARAAAEAASEAGTEVAAAMPSGPRGPWALLKRRRRRRVPEQEPAPATPSN; this is translated from the coding sequence ATGACGAGCATGTCGAGGGCGAGGGTGGCCCGTCGGATCGCGGCCGGCGCGGCTTATGGCGGCGGCGGGATCGGTCTGGCCGGAGCGGCCACCGTGGGGCTGGTGCTGGCGGAGGTGCAGCTGGCGCGGCGCCGGGTGAGCAACGGCACGTCACCTCACGTGCCGCACGCGGACGGGCTGTACGGCCGGATGTACGCCGGTCCGGCCGGGGCACCGCTGCGGCTGACGATGCTGGGCGACTCCACGGCCGCGGGCCAGGGCGTGCACCGCGGCGGGCAGACGCCGGGGGCACTCCTGGCGTCGGGGCTCGCGGCGCTGGCCGAGCGCCCGGTGGAGCTGCGCACGGTGGCGACGCCGGGGGCCTGTTCGGACGACCTGGACCGCCAGGTGGCCCTGGTGCTGGCCGATCCCGATCCCGTGCCCGACATCTGCGTGATCATGGTCGGCGCGAACGACGTCACCCACCGCATGCCCCCGACGCGCTCGGTCCGCCATCTGGCCTCGGCGGTTCGCCGGCTGCGCACGGCCGGTGCGGAGGTCGTGGTCGGTACCTGCCCCGACCTCGGCACGATCGAGCCGGTGCGGCAGCCCTTGCGCTGGCTGGCCCGGCGGGCCTCACGCCAGCTGGCGGCCGCCCAGACGATCGGAGTCGTCGAACAGGGCGGCCGCACCGTGTCGCTGGGCGACCTGCTGGGCCCCGAGTTCGCCGAGAACCCGCGCGAGCTGTTCGGCCCGGACAGCTACCACCCCTCCGCCGAGGGCTACGCGACGGCGGCGATGGCGGTGCTGCCGACCGTCTGCGCGTCCCTGGGCCTGTGGCCCGCGGAGGAGGAGCGCCCGGACGCCTCCCGCCGCGAGGGATTCCTGCCGGTGGCGCGGGCGGCGGCGGAGGCCGCCTCGGAGGCGGGCACGGAGGTCGCGGCGGCCATGCCGAGCGGGCCGCGCGGGCCGTGGGCGCTGCTGAAGCGCCGGCGGCGTCGGCGGGTACCCGAGCAGGAGCCGGCACCGGCCACCCCGTCGAACTGA